The following is a genomic window from Spirosoma foliorum.
TCGTCTGCGCGGATTAAGGTGACGGCTAAGCTCATCCAATGGGCCGATCTAATTTTCGTTATGGAAAAACGACACAAGCAACGATTGCTTGAACGCTTTTCTGTAGAAATCGAAGACAGACAGATTATCGTTCTGGATATTCCAGACCATTACCTCTTTATGGACCCCGAGTTAATCGACATTCTTCAACAGTCGGTTTCTCCCTACTTGAAAGGCGCTGGCGAATAACATTCAACTACAGAGTCAACTTGTTCGACTGTTGATATAACCCTAATCGACTTTCTTTACGACCTTTGCAGGCGTTAATGAGCGGATTTAGCTTTCGC
Proteins encoded in this region:
- a CDS encoding low molecular weight protein tyrosine phosphatase family protein encodes the protein MNILFVCSRNQWRSPTAETLYKNHQNHQVRSAGTSSSARIKVTAKLIQWADLIFVMEKRHKQRLLERFSVEIEDRQIIVLDIPDHYLFMDPELIDILQQSVSPYLKGAGE